The following are encoded in a window of Thalassotalea insulae genomic DNA:
- the panC gene encoding pantoate--beta-alanine ligase: MKTVSEIAELRQTIKAWHQQGLTVAFVPTMGNLHAGHIALITEAHKHADKVVASIFVNPMQFGKNEDIDSYPRTLADDQQKLVAANTDLLFTPTAEIIYPKGLDKQSFVEVPNVSEGYCGESRPGHFRGVATVVCKLFNLVQPDVACFGLKDYQQVQVIQTMVEDLSMPIEIIPVETVREASGLALSSRNGYLTEEEKKIAPALSQNIQWLAEQIKDNNDFIGLAKKAANFIDNAGLKTDYIHICHARTLQPASEDDKKLVILAAAHCGKARLIDNLQVKL, translated from the coding sequence ATGAAAACAGTCAGTGAAATAGCAGAGTTACGTCAAACCATCAAAGCCTGGCACCAACAAGGACTCACAGTTGCTTTCGTGCCTACTATGGGAAATTTACACGCTGGGCATATAGCATTAATCACCGAAGCACATAAACACGCAGATAAAGTAGTCGCCAGTATCTTTGTTAACCCGATGCAATTTGGTAAAAATGAAGACATTGATAGTTACCCAAGAACGTTAGCAGATGATCAACAAAAATTGGTCGCCGCGAACACCGACTTATTGTTCACACCAACAGCAGAAATTATCTATCCAAAAGGCTTAGATAAACAAAGCTTTGTTGAAGTGCCTAATGTATCTGAAGGCTATTGTGGTGAAAGCCGTCCTGGACATTTTCGTGGTGTTGCCACCGTAGTGTGTAAATTATTCAACCTGGTGCAGCCTGATGTTGCTTGTTTTGGGTTAAAGGATTATCAGCAAGTACAAGTGATCCAAACCATGGTAGAAGATCTGTCGATGCCAATTGAAATTATCCCAGTGGAAACCGTCAGAGAAGCCAGCGGCCTAGCGTTAAGTTCTCGCAATGGTTACTTAACCGAAGAAGAAAAAAAAATCGCACCGGCACTAAGCCAAAATATTCAATGGCTTGCTGAACAAATCAAAGATAATAACGATTTTATTGGTCTGGCAAAAAAAGCCGCTAATTTTATCGATAACGCCGGTTTAAAAACCGATTACATCCATATTTGTCATGCTCGCACCTTACAACCGGCCAGCGAAGATGACAAAAAGCTCGTTATTTTAGCGGCGGCTCATTGTGGTAAAGCGCGATTAATCGATAACCTGCAAGTCAAACTGTAA
- the panB gene encoding 3-methyl-2-oxobutanoate hydroxymethyltransferase: MAKVTTATLQKMKLQGEKISTITAYDASFAKIFDQAGIHAILIGDSLGMVLQGQDDTLPVDIDHMAYHTQCVKRGVENTLIISDMPFMSYATKEQAFTNAAKLMQAGASMVKLEGGLWLEDTIRGLVERGIPVCAHLGLTPQSVNVFGGFKVQGRDQAKAEEMIAHAKALEAAGAQLLVLECIPAGLGKAISQALTIPTIGIGAGKDTDGQILVMHDALGISCSYMPKFSRNFLIDTGDIQKAIELYISEVTNGNFPGDEHIFK; encoded by the coding sequence ATGGCAAAAGTTACCACAGCAACCTTACAAAAAATGAAGCTGCAAGGTGAAAAAATTTCAACCATCACCGCATACGATGCAAGCTTTGCTAAAATATTTGATCAGGCTGGCATTCACGCTATTTTAATTGGTGATTCTTTAGGCATGGTGTTGCAAGGACAAGATGATACCCTGCCCGTTGATATTGATCATATGGCCTATCATACCCAGTGCGTTAAGCGGGGCGTCGAAAATACACTCATTATCAGTGATATGCCATTTATGAGCTATGCCACCAAAGAGCAAGCATTCACTAACGCGGCTAAGCTAATGCAAGCAGGTGCCAGCATGGTGAAACTTGAAGGAGGTCTGTGGCTTGAAGATACCATCAGAGGACTAGTAGAACGTGGAATTCCCGTTTGTGCTCATTTAGGTTTAACGCCGCAATCAGTCAATGTCTTTGGTGGTTTTAAAGTGCAAGGTCGCGATCAGGCAAAAGCGGAAGAAATGATTGCCCACGCAAAAGCACTTGAAGCAGCCGGTGCTCAACTCTTGGTATTAGAATGTATTCCCGCAGGGCTTGGAAAAGCCATTTCTCAAGCATTGACTATCCCGACTATCGGCATCGGTGCTGGCAAAGATACTGACGGACAAATTTTGGTAATGCATGATGCATTAGGCATCTCTTGTAGTTATATGCCGAAGTTTTCCCGAAACTTTCTTATCGATACTGGCGATATACAAAAGGCAATTGAATTATACATATCAGAAGTGACAAACGGCAACTTCCCAGGCGATGAACATATCTTTAAATAG
- the folK gene encoding 2-amino-4-hydroxy-6-hydroxymethyldihydropteridine diphosphokinase encodes MSIAYIGLGSNLADPEQQIRQAVIAIQGIVQSKITQLSSLYHSRPMGPQDQPDYMNAVLALETELAPLELLDQLQTIEQKAGRVRKDERWGARVLDIDILLFDNQVIKNERLTVPHYGLKEREFVLLPLAEIADGLLLPDGDSVSKLAKAIPSNGLKIHSQLS; translated from the coding sequence ATGAGTATTGCCTATATCGGATTAGGAAGTAACCTTGCTGATCCCGAACAACAAATCAGACAAGCTGTGATTGCCATTCAAGGCATTGTGCAAAGCAAAATAACTCAGCTATCGTCGCTCTATCATAGTCGCCCGATGGGGCCGCAAGATCAGCCAGATTATATGAATGCAGTGCTTGCCCTGGAAACTGAACTTGCACCGCTTGAACTATTAGATCAACTACAAACGATAGAACAAAAAGCTGGACGAGTGCGTAAAGATGAACGTTGGGGCGCACGAGTGCTAGATATTGATATCCTGCTATTTGACAATCAAGTAATCAAAAATGAGCGATTAACTGTGCCACATTATGGCTTAAAAGAGCGGGAATTTGTCCTGCTGCCGTTAGCAGAAATAGCTGACGGGCTATTGCTACCAGATGGCGATAGCGTTAGTAAACTCGCTAAAGCTATTCCATCAAACGGACTAAAGATACACAGCCAATTGAGCTAA
- the pcnB gene encoding polynucleotide adenylyltransferase PcnB, which produces MINLCKKVLGQSASKKQAVTHYPSPQIYTRDQHPVSRNLLSANALKVLYRLNKSGYDAYLVGGGVRDILLGLEPKDFDIATNATPEQIKGLFRNCRLIGRRFRLAHIVFGREVIEVATFRGHHDSAPKKQQDCQKTSKQSEHGMLLRDNIYGSIEEDAERRDFTINALYYSSADFKIYDFANGLADIKACIIRLIGDPETRYREDPVRMLRAIRFATKLDMKIAPETEQPISTLAPLLENIPPARMFEEFLKLFLAGKAFSNYQQLCHYQLFKYFFPIVAQSTNQQEFPYLEAFISKALNNTDSRINNSKRVTPAFLFAAMLWYPLQKQVEQLRQQAQLSPQDAFFSALGEVMAEQQRSIAIPKRFQAVMKDIWILQDKLVKREGKKAFKTFEHPKFRAGYDFLLLRAEIEQDPQLIALAKWWTDFQTTGHDTQQQMVKTIGRTCARRSPRKRRKPKTQNTANEQ; this is translated from the coding sequence GTGATCAATCTGTGTAAAAAAGTTTTAGGTCAATCAGCATCAAAAAAACAAGCTGTTACTCATTATCCATCGCCACAAATTTATACCAGAGATCAACACCCGGTTTCTCGCAACTTACTCAGTGCCAACGCACTTAAGGTCCTGTATCGTCTGAATAAATCAGGCTACGATGCGTACTTAGTTGGTGGTGGTGTTCGTGATATTTTACTTGGCCTCGAACCGAAAGATTTTGATATTGCGACTAACGCGACCCCGGAACAAATTAAAGGTTTATTTCGTAATTGCCGCTTAATCGGTCGTCGCTTTCGATTAGCCCATATTGTCTTTGGCCGCGAAGTCATCGAAGTGGCTACTTTTAGAGGGCATCACGACAGCGCACCGAAAAAACAACAGGACTGCCAGAAAACCTCCAAACAAAGTGAACACGGCATGTTGTTACGTGACAATATTTATGGCTCAATCGAGGAAGATGCCGAGCGCCGCGATTTCACTATCAATGCCCTGTATTACTCAAGCGCTGATTTTAAGATCTATGATTTTGCCAATGGTCTTGCCGACATCAAAGCATGTATTATTCGCTTAATTGGCGACCCTGAAACTCGCTACCGTGAAGATCCGGTTCGTATGCTACGAGCGATCCGCTTTGCGACTAAGCTTGATATGAAGATAGCACCGGAGACCGAGCAACCAATCTCGACATTAGCGCCACTGTTGGAAAATATTCCACCAGCAAGAATGTTCGAAGAGTTCTTAAAACTATTTCTAGCAGGTAAGGCCTTTAGCAATTATCAACAACTTTGCCATTATCAACTATTTAAGTATTTCTTCCCTATTGTCGCTCAATCGACAAACCAACAAGAATTTCCTTACCTTGAAGCGTTTATTAGCAAAGCACTAAACAACACCGATAGCCGAATTAATAATAGCAAACGGGTTACCCCGGCGTTTTTATTTGCCGCGATGTTGTGGTATCCGCTACAAAAGCAAGTTGAACAATTACGCCAACAAGCTCAGCTAAGCCCACAAGATGCATTTTTCAGCGCCTTAGGGGAAGTAATGGCAGAGCAGCAACGCAGCATCGCTATCCCAAAACGCTTTCAAGCGGTAATGAAAGATATCTGGATATTACAAGATAAACTTGTTAAACGAGAAGGTAAAAAGGCCTTTAAGACCTTTGAACATCCAAAATTCAGAGCCGGTTATGATTTTCTACTATTACGTGCGGAAATAGAGCAAGATCCACAACTAATAGCATTAGCCAAATGGTGGACCGACTTTCAAACGACAGGTCATGACACCCAACAACAAATGGTCAAGACAATAGGCCGCACCTGTGCTCGCCGCAGCCCGAGAAAACGACGTAAGCCTAAAACACAAAATACGGCCAATGAACAATGA
- the gluQRS gene encoding tRNA glutamyl-Q(34) synthetase GluQRS has protein sequence MTQITERPQQYRGRFAPSPSGNLHFGSLISALASFLDARKHNGSWLVRIEDIDPPREQVGASDAILHTLDAYGLHWDEQVFYQSQQTQRYQALIQQLFAQQQCYYCQCTRAQIKASGGIYQGHCRDLALPADNNAIRVINPHGIATFNDLIQGEVHCDALLAQEDFIILRKDGLFAYQLAVVADDIFQQITHVVRGCDLLEPSCRQLSFYRILNANAPQFAHVPLAVTSEGYKLSKQNKAPAIDNHKPQPSLIAALNFLGQQPPTELISYPVADIINWAIKHWQIVRVPKKQQIAIS, from the coding sequence ATGACTCAAATAACTGAGCGACCACAACAATACCGTGGTCGCTTTGCTCCCTCTCCATCTGGTAATCTTCATTTTGGCTCTTTGATCAGTGCATTAGCAAGTTTTCTTGATGCTCGAAAGCATAATGGCAGCTGGCTGGTACGCATTGAAGATATAGATCCCCCCCGGGAGCAAGTAGGCGCCAGCGACGCGATTTTACATACCTTAGATGCATATGGCTTACATTGGGATGAACAGGTTTTTTATCAAAGCCAGCAAACTCAGCGTTATCAGGCACTCATTCAACAACTATTTGCCCAGCAACAATGCTATTATTGTCAATGTACCCGCGCCCAAATAAAAGCCAGTGGTGGTATTTATCAGGGTCACTGCCGTGATTTAGCATTACCGGCAGACAATAACGCCATTCGTGTTATCAACCCACATGGTATAGCGACATTTAACGACCTGATCCAGGGGGAAGTTCACTGCGATGCTTTACTTGCCCAGGAAGACTTTATTATTCTACGCAAAGATGGCTTATTTGCTTATCAGCTAGCAGTGGTTGCCGACGATATTTTCCAGCAAATTACCCATGTAGTGAGAGGCTGTGATCTATTAGAACCCAGCTGCCGCCAACTAAGCTTTTATCGTATTTTAAATGCCAACGCACCACAATTTGCTCATGTACCATTAGCAGTAACCAGTGAGGGTTATAAATTAAGTAAACAAAATAAAGCGCCAGCAATAGATAATCACAAACCTCAACCTTCACTGATTGCCGCGTTAAACTTTTTAGGACAGCAACCACCCACAGAGCTCATTTCTTATCCGGTTGCCGACATCATTAACTGGGCCATTAAGCATTGGCAAATAGTCCGAGTGCCGAAAAAACAACAAATAGCGATTAGCTAG
- the dksA gene encoding RNA polymerase-binding protein DksA gives MPNQKALGILALAGVAPYQEKPNEEYMNPEQLEHFKKILDAWRVQLREEVDRTVTHMKDEAANFPDPVDRAAQEEEFSLELRTRDRERKLIKKIEKTLQLIEEDDFGFCKACGIEIGIRRLEARPTADLCIECKTLAEIKERQLAG, from the coding sequence ATGCCAAATCAAAAAGCTTTAGGTATTTTAGCCTTGGCAGGTGTAGCACCATACCAAGAAAAACCTAACGAAGAATACATGAACCCTGAGCAATTAGAGCATTTCAAAAAAATCCTAGATGCTTGGCGTGTACAATTGAGAGAAGAAGTTGACCGTACCGTGACTCATATGAAAGATGAGGCGGCTAATTTCCCGGATCCGGTAGACCGTGCAGCGCAGGAAGAAGAGTTCAGTTTAGAACTTCGAACCCGTGACCGTGAGCGTAAACTCATTAAGAAAATCGAAAAAACGTTACAGTTAATCGAAGAGGATGATTTCGGTTTCTGTAAAGCGTGTGGCATTGAAATTGGTATTCGCCGCTTAGAAGCACGCCCAACAGCCGACCTTTGCATTGAATGTAAAACGTTAGCTGAAATTAAAGAACGTCAACTCGCTGGTTAA
- a CDS encoding CHASE domain-containing protein, giving the protein MQKVLVTLMAFCTYFLLVQFGHLFTIPFGFASPIWPVSGVILGLYLRFGAPVLIGAFASALISFHQDSFIAALPFYVISWLSVISVLQFMLAKLLAQRFCVLPINTHLPSEIVKFLLLTGPVAVLITSLMSIFTLAFSVPIETEVLLYIGAVKWIGDFMSIVFITPVILFVTTNSFVKKARHSAASTLASLFSLSLISVIFLLSNQSFQQKKMQQFVNATEPFIDHVEYVQNSIKQNLHALDGLYQASESVTRDEFRLFSENIKNPNIEIQGIGWLPLIHHSERQAFEKSLSELNFPVSTIQALTQSGFSVAPKQPLYMPIFFIEPIEQNKSALGLDVASHPIVKASVDKAISIRSYVISPLLSLVQQQDKFSGVVVYYPIYKQINSANKQQFIGLVEVVFELDLLLSNYYRQAEIKHFSFSFTYGKDNSFTHQDFNPEAIFTHSAELALFDKHGKLYFTSSASFERELTDWFSLSMMLVGCLLGVICVMFVFFIITFNHSLSRKVKESTAKLTSKNEELMMANQAKNLFLANISHEYRTPLNAIIGFAEIAQRETHDMNTKEYLAKIRHSSDVLLNIVNDVLDISKIQAGELKLEQRPFQPSVVTLSVIEMLLDKAKEKSICLEHSFSPEFSLWVSGDETRFKQTFINLLNNAIKFTHQGRISIKGEAQKIADNTCKLTIVVADTGIGISDENQQRIFTPFAQAEASTTRQFGGTGIGLSIVKQLCLMMDGDIHVTSQLGEGSTFTVNLKLPCVQAPEKSLASNDVTFQAAHILVVEDNKINQLIVKKQLAPLGVSCVFANDGEQALSYLSTACPDLILMDLQMPNMDGFTASAIIKKNPSWQQIPIVILSASVGKQDKAKAAELGINDFIHKPFQQADLITILSKYLRQSEVANPSLNIEQESIN; this is encoded by the coding sequence TTGCAAAAAGTATTAGTGACACTGATGGCATTTTGCACGTATTTTTTACTTGTGCAATTTGGTCATCTATTTACTATCCCATTTGGTTTTGCCAGTCCTATCTGGCCGGTGTCTGGTGTTATTCTTGGCTTGTACTTAAGGTTTGGTGCGCCAGTACTCATTGGTGCTTTTGCCTCGGCATTAATAAGTTTTCATCAAGACAGTTTTATTGCCGCATTGCCGTTTTACGTTATTAGCTGGTTATCTGTGATCAGTGTGTTGCAGTTTATGTTGGCTAAACTGTTGGCGCAGCGATTTTGCGTGTTGCCTATTAACACCCATTTGCCCAGTGAAATTGTCAAATTTTTACTGTTAACCGGCCCAGTTGCTGTGTTGATCACCAGCTTAATGTCGATATTTACCTTGGCGTTCTCTGTACCAATTGAAACGGAGGTGTTGCTGTATATAGGGGCGGTTAAATGGATTGGCGATTTCATGAGTATTGTTTTTATTACGCCAGTTATTCTGTTTGTTACCACTAACTCTTTTGTGAAAAAAGCACGTCACTCAGCAGCCTCAACGTTGGCTAGTTTATTTTCTCTTAGCCTGATCAGCGTTATTTTTTTATTGTCTAACCAAAGTTTTCAGCAAAAAAAAATGCAGCAATTTGTCAATGCCACCGAGCCTTTTATTGATCATGTTGAATATGTTCAAAACAGTATCAAACAAAATCTTCATGCCTTGGATGGCTTATATCAGGCCAGTGAAAGTGTTACGCGCGATGAATTTAGATTATTTAGCGAAAATATTAAAAATCCTAATATTGAAATCCAAGGCATAGGCTGGTTACCGTTAATTCATCATAGTGAACGTCAGGCATTTGAAAAAAGTTTATCTGAATTAAATTTTCCAGTATCTACTATTCAAGCATTGACGCAGAGCGGTTTTTCAGTGGCACCTAAGCAGCCACTATATATGCCCATTTTTTTTATCGAGCCGATTGAACAAAATAAGTCGGCACTAGGTCTGGATGTTGCCAGTCACCCAATTGTAAAAGCTAGTGTTGATAAGGCGATTAGTATTCGTTCTTATGTTATAAGCCCTCTACTATCTTTAGTACAGCAGCAGGATAAATTTTCAGGCGTTGTAGTGTATTACCCAATATATAAACAGATTAATAGTGCCAATAAACAACAGTTTATTGGCTTGGTGGAAGTGGTGTTTGAGTTGGATTTATTATTGTCTAATTATTATCGACAGGCTGAAATTAAGCATTTTAGTTTCAGTTTTACTTATGGCAAAGACAATAGTTTTACTCATCAAGATTTTAATCCTGAGGCAATATTTACGCATAGCGCAGAGCTGGCCTTGTTTGATAAGCACGGCAAGCTTTATTTTACCAGTAGTGCGAGCTTTGAACGTGAGCTAACGGATTGGTTTAGTTTAAGCATGATGTTAGTTGGCTGCCTGCTTGGCGTAATATGTGTGATGTTTGTCTTTTTTATTATTACATTCAACCATTCTCTTAGTCGTAAGGTGAAAGAAAGTACTGCTAAGCTCACTAGTAAAAACGAAGAATTAATGATGGCTAATCAAGCGAAAAACCTTTTTTTAGCTAATATTAGTCACGAATACCGTACCCCGCTTAATGCCATCATTGGTTTTGCCGAAATAGCGCAACGTGAAACCCATGATATGAATACAAAAGAGTATTTGGCCAAGATCCGACATTCCTCCGATGTTTTGTTGAACATAGTTAATGATGTGTTGGATATCTCTAAAATTCAGGCCGGGGAGCTTAAGCTTGAGCAACGTCCGTTTCAGCCATCAGTCGTGACTTTATCAGTAATTGAAATGCTATTAGACAAGGCAAAAGAAAAATCAATATGCCTTGAACATAGCTTTAGTCCTGAGTTTTCTCTTTGGGTTTCTGGCGATGAAACTCGCTTTAAGCAGACCTTTATCAACTTACTTAATAATGCCATTAAATTTACCCATCAGGGGCGAATTTCGATTAAAGGTGAGGCTCAAAAAATCGCAGATAACACTTGCAAACTAACCATAGTGGTTGCCGATACAGGTATTGGTATTAGTGATGAAAATCAGCAGAGGATATTTACACCTTTTGCTCAGGCGGAAGCTTCTACCACTAGACAGTTTGGTGGTACTGGCATCGGGCTATCGATAGTAAAACAGTTATGTTTGATGATGGATGGTGACATCCACGTAACCAGTCAATTAGGCGAGGGAAGTACTTTTACTGTAAACCTTAAGCTACCTTGTGTACAAGCTCCTGAGAAGTCATTAGCCTCAAATGATGTTACTTTTCAAGCGGCTCACATACTGGTGGTTGAAGATAATAAAATCAATCAATTGATTGTTAAAAAGCAACTTGCTCCCTTAGGTGTGAGTTGTGTTTTTGCTAATGATGGTGAGCAAGCGCTTAGTTATTTGTCGACAGCGTGTCCTGATTTGATTTTAATGGATTTACAGATGCCTAATATGGATGGCTTTACTGCGTCGGCCATTATTAAAAAAAATCCAAGTTGGCAACAGATCCCGATTGTTATTTTAAGCGCCAGTGTTGGTAAACAGGACAAGGCTAAGGCAGCTGAACTTGGCATAAACGACTTTATACATAAGCCATTTCAACAGGCAGATCTGATCACAATATTAAGTAAGTATCTGCGTCAAAGCGAGGTTGCGAATCCTTCTCTCAATATTGAACAAGAATCAATAAATTGA
- the sfsA gene encoding DNA/RNA nuclease SfsA yields the protein MKIAVNKATLIKRYKRFLADVKLDDGTVTTIHVANTGAMTGCADPGDIVWYSTSTNKKRKYPMSWELTEKPNGDLICVNTIRANQFIEQALLNQRIKELSGFNSLKREVSYGEEKSKIDFLLSTDKPADNSGNTYVEVKSATLLQENQGYFPDAVTIRGQKHLRELSEMSKSGHRAVLLFAILHSGIHSVTIARHIDNDYGQAFDLALKSGVQVIEFKVDLLAHYQFIDSCSILREGFATSL from the coding sequence ATGAAAATAGCCGTTAATAAAGCGACACTCATTAAACGTTACAAACGCTTTCTTGCCGATGTAAAATTAGACGATGGTACAGTAACGACCATCCATGTCGCCAATACCGGTGCAATGACCGGCTGTGCCGATCCTGGAGACATCGTTTGGTACAGTACATCAACCAATAAAAAGCGTAAATACCCAATGAGTTGGGAGTTAACAGAAAAACCTAATGGTGATCTGATTTGTGTCAACACTATTCGCGCTAACCAATTTATCGAGCAGGCATTGCTCAATCAACGCATTAAAGAACTTAGTGGCTTTAACTCACTAAAACGCGAAGTCAGCTATGGTGAAGAAAAGAGTAAAATTGATTTTTTACTGTCTACTGATAAACCAGCCGATAACAGCGGCAATACTTATGTTGAAGTAAAAAGTGCTACTTTGCTGCAAGAAAACCAAGGCTATTTTCCTGATGCCGTCACAATTCGAGGGCAAAAGCACCTGAGGGAACTTAGTGAAATGAGTAAGTCGGGTCATAGAGCGGTATTGCTCTTCGCCATATTACACTCGGGCATTCATTCGGTCACTATCGCTCGACATATAGATAATGACTACGGGCAGGCGTTTGATCTGGCACTTAAAAGTGGCGTGCAGGTGATTGAATTTAAAGTAGATCTACTTGCTCATTATCAATTTATTGATTCTTGTTCAATATTGAGAGAAGGATTCGCAACCTCGCTTTGA
- a CDS encoding tautomerase family protein → MIVIYGIKEQLNPIKAKLSDVIHQCMQSVLGMPEDKRAHRFIPLAKEDFYYPGGRTDSYTVIEINMMAGRQVETQKKLIKALFEEIEHQLAIAPVDIEIIIKEQAPYQWGFRGITGDEVKDLNYKVNV, encoded by the coding sequence ATGATCGTAATTTATGGTATTAAAGAGCAGTTAAACCCGATAAAAGCTAAGCTATCCGATGTAATCCACCAATGTATGCAGTCTGTACTAGGCATGCCTGAAGATAAGCGTGCCCATCGCTTTATTCCGTTAGCAAAAGAAGATTTTTACTATCCTGGCGGACGTACTGACAGCTATACGGTAATCGAAATCAATATGATGGCAGGCCGTCAAGTAGAAACGCAGAAAAAGCTTATCAAAGCGCTGTTTGAAGAAATAGAACACCAGTTGGCTATAGCCCCTGTTGATATTGAAATCATTATTAAAGAACAGGCACCTTATCAATGGGGGTTTCGGGGCATTACCGGTGATGAAGTTAAAGACCTTAACTATAAAGTTAATGTTTAG
- a CDS encoding darcynin family protein, translating into MPRKYTFFVHMNATKEWLSLSRTARNEYFTHTLGEIFARYPSVSLRLYDAEAFTTKCSDIAVYETEVIQDYYFLIDALRDSKIFTVPYFEIVDIFPAIEEGFNEYQASLTDNA; encoded by the coding sequence ATGCCAAGAAAATACACCTTTTTTGTTCATATGAATGCCACTAAAGAATGGTTATCTCTAAGCAGAACTGCGCGAAATGAATATTTTACCCATACTCTGGGAGAGATTTTTGCCCGTTACCCCAGTGTTTCCCTACGTTTATACGACGCAGAAGCCTTTACAACTAAATGCAGTGATATCGCAGTATATGAAACAGAAGTAATTCAGGATTACTACTTCTTAATCGATGCACTAAGAGACAGTAAAATATTTACTGTTCCCTACTTTGAGATTGTTGATATTTTCCCGGCTATCGAAGAAGGTTTTAATGAATACCAAGCAAGCTTAACCGATAACGCCTAA
- the pepB gene encoding aminopeptidase PepB: MTQVASIVLTFEKQTNDWQQDKIIQIVGEVIYIYLAENDEYALRQIQMAARSIEKLGIEHAKLTGSHWQPESQWAFALGFTCVGKLCNLEFTGTSEEINRLNDKLAVFAWARDLTNHTPAQLPPQQLAQAAIDYIQAQAPAYISSTLICGDELAEQGWMGIHNVGKGSINPPCLLELDFNPTQDKEAPVKACLVGKGITFDSGGYSIKSSAGMFDMKADMGGAAVVAGALALAIRQGLQQRVKLILCCAENLISNNAYKLSDIITYKNGVTCEVANTDAEGRIVLADGLLLASQSQPEMVIDAATLTGAAVMATGGDYTALFALDQKLAKQAQLTAESVNEPLWQLPLAPWHQTKCPSVFADTANSRTQKGGGAGGASNAAGFLSRFVDNNGQGWLHFDLAAAYNGSANEMWAAGATGLGIATIAELIR; encoded by the coding sequence ATGACACAAGTAGCTTCAATAGTATTAACTTTTGAAAAACAAACCAATGACTGGCAGCAAGATAAAATCATTCAGATAGTTGGCGAGGTTATTTATATTTATTTAGCCGAAAATGATGAATATGCCTTGCGTCAAATTCAAATGGCGGCGCGTAGTATTGAGAAACTGGGTATTGAACACGCAAAATTAACTGGCTCGCACTGGCAACCGGAAAGTCAGTGGGCATTTGCCTTAGGTTTTACCTGTGTTGGTAAACTGTGTAATCTGGAATTTACAGGGACCAGTGAAGAAATTAACCGTTTAAATGATAAATTAGCGGTGTTTGCCTGGGCGCGAGATCTCACTAACCATACGCCAGCGCAATTACCGCCGCAGCAGTTGGCGCAGGCAGCCATAGATTATATTCAGGCACAGGCTCCTGCATATATTTCAAGTACACTAATTTGTGGTGATGAACTGGCTGAACAAGGTTGGATGGGAATTCACAATGTTGGCAAAGGTAGTATTAATCCTCCTTGTTTATTAGAGCTCGACTTTAATCCGACGCAAGATAAAGAAGCACCAGTAAAGGCCTGCTTAGTAGGTAAGGGCATTACTTTCGATAGTGGCGGCTATAGTATTAAAAGTAGCGCGGGTATGTTTGATATGAAGGCTGATATGGGGGGCGCTGCGGTGGTTGCTGGAGCGTTAGCATTAGCTATTCGTCAGGGGTTGCAGCAGCGGGTAAAACTGATCTTATGTTGTGCCGAAAACCTGATTTCAAATAATGCCTATAAACTCAGTGACATTATTACTTATAAAAATGGTGTCACCTGTGAGGTAGCGAATACCGACGCTGAAGGCCGTATTGTTTTAGCGGATGGCTTATTATTAGCTTCACAAAGTCAACCTGAAATGGTCATTGATGCGGCAACATTAACCGGTGCGGCAGTGATGGCAACTGGTGGTGATTATACGGCGTTATTTGCTCTGGACCAAAAATTAGCGAAGCAAGCACAATTAACGGCGGAAAGTGTCAACGAGCCATTATGGCAACTACCATTAGCTCCTTGGCATCAAACAAAATGTCCATCAGTTTTTGCCGATACTGCTAATAGTCGTACCCAAAAGGGAGGCGGTGCTGGTGGTGCCAGTAATGCTGCCGGGTTCTTATCGCGTTTTGTTGATAATAATGGTCAAGGTTGGCTGCATTTTGATTTGGCCGCTGCTTATAACGGTTCTGCCAATGAAATGTGGGCAGCAGGGGCAACTGGACTAGGTATTGCTACTATTGCTGAATTAATTCGTTAG